The genomic interval TAGAtcgatagatatactttattgatctcaaaactgagaaattgggaaaTATAAATCTAGAGAGAGATTTTATGTACTATTACTTTATAAATTGAGGTCATTTACTTTTCTTAAtatattttctggtttaaaaaggagaaaacaacaacaaaaagaatatTGATGTAAGATCATTTACAACAGATTTAACAGCGTATCAAGACTGTGTTACTATAACTTAACCTTGTAgtccaaaccaaaaaaaaaaactgtcaatgtCATGACGATATGCAATactctaaaaataaatgaataaatagataaaaagaaCAGcctaaaatgcacaataaatgGGCTTCAAGTTACAGatataaaggtccagtgtgtaggatttcggGGGATATATTGGAagaaatgcaatataatataaGAGGGGAGTTTCCTTTGTGTATAATCCCCTAAGATTAagatttgatgtgtttttattagctTCTATTGAGCCATTTATATCAACTTGTCCCTATGTGGATatactgtgtttatgtttggtTATGTAGTTTGTAAATGTACTCACTTCTAGTAGGAGGAGGTGTGGTCCAGGGATAGTTGGTGGTGGTGTAGTAAGGTGGTTTCCTGGTGGGGTAGTAGGCTCGGGTGGTGGTGGGTTTGGTGTGGTAGTAAGGTGTATTGCTGGTGGGGTAGTAGGCTCGGGTGGTGGTGGGTTTGGTGGGGTAGTAAGGTGTATTGCTGGTGGGGTAGTAGGCTCGGGTGGTGGTGGGTTTGGTGGGGTAGTAAGGTGTATTGCTGGTGGGGTAGAGGGCTCGGGTGGTGGGTGATGGGTAAGACCAAGTAGCAGGCCAAGAGGAAGGGGAAGGAGAAAAATAGGGTGGATAGAAGGATATTCCTCCTCTGTTCGCAGACAAAGTGAACATCTTCCCCTGTAAATTTGTTCTGGGTGATgctggagaaagaaagaggaaaagaaaccACTCAAACAAGTTCTCAGCATAATAATAAATCTTCCTTTAACTCATGCATCCTCTGCAGGTTTTTATTAATGGTATGATTCTCACATTTATACCAACCCAAACAGCATACTGTGTTAATTAGAGTGCAGTTGTTGAGGACTATATTCAGCggcggattaatccacatttggtgctctacTTAGTACCTGGACTCAAATAATCGCGATGtcaaatactgttttttaacattacataaTAGCCTAAAAAAGAAGTTTGCACTTTGACACCTGAATGCAGTTAATTTGACCCCTGACCTAAGCcattgtttgtttcctgtgttttcctactacacactcacacacacacacacacacacacacacacacacacacacgcctatGCATTCAAAGTGGTCAAAGAAGTATGAACTAATGCTGCATCACATGGAATCTAGGAGACGTTAGATGGCAAACCAGATATCATTTTAGTTGTCAAGAGCCGGACAGTAACAATAACTGTGGTCGGCAGTAACTGTAGACATCATTGCCATTAAgagtgaaaatatttaaactttttgctgtttgttgtgacaGAATTTACATCTGAATGTGACATAGCTTCTGTACATGAGTTTGAAACACAGGCAATCAGGAAAATTACTGGACATAACtagaaaaatattgcaaaaaaaatgacacaaaataattttatttagtaCATGTTAGTTCTATTCTTTGTAGAGAGGAGAGCATCACCGTCACTACATATCATAATGCATGTTTCGTTTTAGCGTCCTGCTATTCcgtctgactttttttgtttattttttcccgTGCTATTCAGAAACTGTTTCGGTTCacctgattccatgtgaacaCCGCTTTCACTAAAAGCTGTAGTatcacacagtaaaaatacCCTGTTACAAGGAAAAGTTcttattgaaaatgtttcttcagtaaatgtatttaagtataaTCATAGAGA from Plectropomus leopardus isolate mb unplaced genomic scaffold, YSFRI_Pleo_2.0 unplaced_scaffold2614, whole genome shotgun sequence carries:
- the LOC121966864 gene encoding extensin-like, which gives rise to MKSELIYVSMLTVMSALLVTNSAKPEKAWRWTTASPRTNLQGKMFTLSANRGGISFYPPYFSPSPSSWPATWSYPSPTTRALYPTSNTPYYPTKPTTTRAYYPTSNTPYYPTKPTTTRAYYPTSNTPYYHTKPTTTRAYYPTRKPPYYTTTNYPWTTPPPTRSEYIYKLHNQT